Proteins co-encoded in one Lasioglossum baleicum chromosome 3, iyLasBale1, whole genome shotgun sequence genomic window:
- the LOC143221855 gene encoding peroxisomal acyl-coenzyme A oxidase 3 isoform X2: MMNTCSTVIRSIRLVKMKSTIADMPKGPLDYYRKRATFDWKLLKLNLDGEDYVDFQNNLWDFIRKTPVFERLASPTLDEERRVCNARIKALIDNNIADPLTHRDWFNAIFQYDASIPIKMGVMQGMVPAAIFALGTKDQYDIAEKLQEGYYTSCFALTEISHGTNAKGIRTTATYDAQSKCFIMHTPDFEAAKCWAGGLGKTATHAIIFAQLITPDKHNHGLHTFVVPIRDPDTHLPLPGVTVGDMGEKIAINGVDNGFVIFDNYPVPRLCLLNKTASVTEDGQYLIKVKNESKRFGASLGALSSGRATITSITSNVGSVAIVIAIRYCAVRKQFGPSESEEWPVLEYQAQQWRLFPHLAEIYALKIFSATFVNQMSEFQLNLTNAMNEDNIDSQGMEIHALSSAAKPLSSWTCRDIIQDCRESCGGHGYLKMSRLGELRSENDASCTYEGENNVLIQQASNWLLNQWSNMLNGKSVNSPLGTASFINDANKIILQKFQHTTIQDTLKIENLLSSFQWLICYYLKRTYKRTQYLKSNGNDDFEIRNNIQVFFAQTLSLIYAQHAVLKYFIERIQHPSWRSEERNALTKLCSLYGAVALEKRLGDFYAGGYATPRSNMENFLRNGIIMLCKELVDDAVALVDVLAPPDFIINSPLGMADGEVYKHIKEWIFKDKENFARPTWWNEITRSKL, translated from the exons ATGATGAATACATGCTCAACG GTGATCCGATCCATAAGATTAGTAAAAATGAAGTCCACGATTGCCGACATGCCGAAGGGCCCGCTGGACTATTATAGAAAACGCGCAACGTTTGACTGGAAGTTACTGAAACTGAATTTGGATGGAGAAGACTACGTAGACTTCCAG AACAATCTATGGGACTTCATACGAAAGACACCGGTATTTGAAAGACTCGCTTCCCCGACGTTAGACGAAGAACGGAGAGTCTGTAACGCTCGGATCAAGGCGTTAATTGATAACAACATTGCG GATCCATTGACTCATAGAGACTGGTTCAATGCGATTTTCCAATATGATGCCTCGATACCCATAAAAATGGGTGTAATGCAAGGCATGGTGCCAGCTGCAATTTTTGCTTTGGGCACAAAAGATCAGTATGATATTGCAGAGAAACTTCAAGAAGGCTAT TACACAAGCTGTTTTGCGCTAACAGAAATATCTCATGGAACAAATGCAAAGGGCATTCGAACTACAGCAACATACGACGCACAATCAAAATGCTTTATCATGCATACTCCAGACTTTGAGGCTGCAAAGTGTTGGGCTGGTGGTTTAG GAAAAACTGCAACACACGCTATCATCTTTGCTCAATTGATCACACCTGATAAGCATAATCATGGTCTCCACACATTCGTCGTACCCATACGGGATCCGGATACTCATCTTCCTCTACCAGGTGTGACTGTTGGCGATATGGGcgaaaaaattgcaataaacGGCGTGGAcaatggatttgtaattttcgaTAATTATCCAGTTCCTCGATTGTGCTTATTGAATAAAACAGCAAGCGTTACAGAAGATGGACagtatttaataaaagtaaAGAACGAGAGCAAAAGATTTG GTGCATCGTTGGGTGCATTGTCATCGGGTCGTGCTACGATTACATCTATAACCTCGAACGTTGGATCCGTCGCAATAGTAATTGCGATTCGATATTGCGCTGTACGGAAACAATTTGGGCCCTCGGAATCTGAGGAATGGCCAGTCCTAGAATATCAAGCACAG CAATGGCGACTGTTCCCACACTTGGCAGAAATATACGCATTAAAAATCTTCTCAGCCACGTTTGTGAATCAGATGTCTGAGTTTCAACTGAATCTAACGAATGCTATGAACGAGGATAACATTGATAGCCAAGGTATGGAAATCCATGCATTATCTTCTGCAGCTAAGCCGCTCTCTTCGTGGACTTGTCGAGATATTATTCAAGATTGCCGTGAGTCCTGCGGAGGCCACGGATACCTGAAAa tGTCACGCTTGGGAGAATTAAGGTCTGAAAATGACGCAAGTTGTACGTATGAGGGGGAAAACAATGTATTAATTCAACAAGCCAGTAATTGGTTACTGAACCAATGGTCGAATATGCTCAATGGAAAGTCTGTTAATTCACCTCTCGGAACAGCATCGTTCATAAATGATGCCAACAAAATTATACTGCAAAAGTTTCAGCATACGACCATTCAAGatacattaaaaatagaaa ATTTACTTTCATCCTTCCAATGGCTAATCTGTTACTACTTGAAAAGGACTTACAAAAGgacgcaatatttaaaaagcaaTGGCAACGATGATTTTGAAATTAGAAATAATATACAAGTGTTTTTCGCGCAAACCTTGTCTCTGATATATGCCCAG CATGCTGTACTGAAATACTTTATAGAACGTATTCAGCATCCTTCATGGAGATCTGAAGAACGCAATGCATTAACAAAGTTATGTTCCCTTTATGGAGCTGTCGCTTTGGAAAAAAGATTGGGAGACTTTTATGCTGGTGGTTATGCAACGCCTAGGAGTAACATGGAGAACTTTCTGCGGAACGGCATCATAATGTTGTGTAAAGAATTAGTTGATGATGCTGTAGCTCTGGTAGACGTTCTAGCACCACCAGACTTTATCATAAACTCACCATTGGGAATGGCAGATGGCgag GTATATAAACATATCAAAGAATGGATTTTTAAAGACAAAGAAAACTTTGCTCGACCTACATGGTGGAACGAAATAACACGATCTAAGTTgtga